Within the Verrucomicrobiota bacterium genome, the region AGATGTCGAACCGGCACTTGGGATACTCCATGAAGAGGTTCGCCAAGTCAGTTGGCTTCGAATTGACAATATAGTTGCCGTTCCCCTCGAGCAGGCCGGTGTGGATCTGGACCGGGAGGTCGTGGCGTTCGGCGATCTCGACCGTTTTGTGGATGAGGTAGTCGGTCAGCGGCTTCGACTCGTGCCATGAGATCTCGGGATCCGGCGGATACCAGCCCGTGGGGAACTCGCCCCCGAGAATGCGGCTCAGAATCCGGTCGGCGTCCGCCGCGGGTGTCGCATCGAACCGGAGCGGCCGGCCGTAGGCGATCCCGATCTTGATCCCGGCGATGTCCTTCTTCGCCTCGTCGCTGATGTGCTTCTCCATCGCTTCGACGAACGTCTCGATGCCCCGAATCGCCACGCCGGACAGCCGCTCGAAGTGGCGGATGTTGTTGCGCGACCGCGCGTAGGCGAACCAGTTAGCCGGCACGACGGGCTTGAAGAACTCGCGGTCGCAATCGGTCGTGCCGATGTTGAGGATCGAACAATCAATCCGGCTCTTCTCTTTGAGCACGGTACGGTACCAGCCCGGCTTGTTTGCCGCCGCGATCTTCGCGGAAAGCGAGGCATACGTGTGCTCGTTGATGTCGTCGATGCCGAACAAGTCTTTCGAGGCGATCAGCAGCGCACGGGCATATGCCGTGCGCCGGGTGCGGGGCCAGTACGGCGCGACCGCCGCCCAACGCTCATCGAGCGCCACCTGCGAATCCCGCAGCCAGTCGATCTTGTCGCCTGGGAAGCCGGCGGACACGATGTCCGACGAGATGTAGTGTGAGAAGTACTCACTGAACAGGTCGATGGTCCTCGCGTTCCGTTCCGCTTCGAGATACAGGTGCTCGTGCGTGTCGATGATGCGGATCCCATCCACCGCCGCCTTGATCCGTCCATAAAGCTGCTTTGATTCGCCCATAAGTATCCTGCGTCCTTCCTGCTGATCTCTTTTTCCTGCAACCGGACAGCGCCACACAACACCTTGAGCATCTCAAGACCCCCGATGTCTCAGGGATGAGGTGGC harbors:
- a CDS encoding amidohydrolase family protein; this encodes MGESKQLYGRIKAAVDGIRIIDTHEHLYLEAERNARTIDLFSEYFSHYISSDIVSAGFPGDKIDWLRDSQVALDERWAAVAPYWPRTRRTAYARALLIASKDLFGIDDINEHTYASLSAKIAAANKPGWYRTVLKEKSRIDCSILNIGTTDCDREFFKPVVPANWFAYARSRNNIRHFERLSGVAIRGIETFVEAMEKHISDEAKKDIAGIKIGIAYGRPLRFDATPAADADRILSRILGGEFPTGWYPPDPEISWHESKPLTDYLIHKTVEIAERHDLPVQIHTGLLEGNGNYIVNSKPTDLANLFMEYPKCRFDIFHGSYPYSRELATLAKNFQNVYVDMCWMHIISPTASCAMLHEWLDMVPETKIFAFGGDYLFPEGVYGHAAIARENVARVLTKRVLWGYIDEDEAISLAVRLLRTNAAEMFKIAL